The region aaaagCGCCCCCTGTTGGTTATAGAGCTGTTATTGCAATCTTTCCAACCCAGGCTCTAGAactacagaaccagaacaacagATGAAAAGGaaccaaagaaagaaagaaacatggCATGTTGTTCTTTTCAAACCTGTAAGATTCAAATTTggagattgattttatttttaaaaagtcagattgtAACACTAGAAAGAACTGAGAGGCTGCAGCTGCATCTAAACCAAGTCTGATTTCATTTAAAGCAGAGATCAGTTAATATCATTATATCATTAATATAAACACGTTTCCTGTCATCAGAAGAGGCTTTATAGTTAACTTTCCTTCAGTCGTCTTCTCTTTCTCACTGAAACCGTTTAAAAGTTTCTGTAGATCCATGTTTGGTGTTCAGATACGTTAAAATGATCTTAAAGAAAGTTTTTCCCCACCTGAACTGCTTCCTCCTGGCTGCAGGTCTCCCGGATCTGGTTCCGGATCCGTATTACATCCAGATCGCCTCGTACGTCCAGCGGTCGCCCATGTACAACCTGCGCTGCGCTGCTGAGGAGAACTGCCTCGCCTCGTAagctctcctcttcctcagtttTATTGGTGAAGATatcaaagaaatatttgaatttcccagcctgctttttaaatttggttCTTTCTGTTTCCTGAACCGAGTCCAGAATCAGTAGAGATCTGGTGAACCGCTTTGGTGTGGAAACAATCACCTCAACTGGAACGTTAACGAAACATTAATGACGATGATGGCCTGGCTCTTTCTATGGCTTATTAtgtgaacaaaattatttaggtttgattttaaatgtgtttcttaatggaaacacagcaattcaaaattgtgttttttcaactttAGCAGGATATTGACAAAATTTTGCTcacttttgtaataaaaacgCAGCTAATGAAGCAGCTAGTGTAGCAGGAAGCCCAGAGCAGAAAGTTCAACTTCAGGAAGCTCAGATCCTTCAAGGTTCGCTGCAAACTGCTGCAGATCTGTAAAATATCAGCTGGTTCATAAATCAGGAACCATTTCCTTAGTTTAGAGAGATCAGAGATCAGCTGATATTCTGCAAAAGCctgaaaatgagttttttgttttgttgctctgCTGTGACAGAGGGATGACTGACGCCTCCAGGCcacagttaacaatattcatcCAATGTTAACAACTTCAAggcttttcagacaaaaaacaaaatcaaacaaactcAGAATCAGCAgatcaaactttttaaagatcagcCAGGAAACTACAATCATATAAATATAAACCAGTTGAAAGCATATTTTCTTCTGCCttcatctgttggggcagcagctgctgctgctttaataAGAGTTACAGCAATCTTTAATTTGCcctgggatcaataaaatattctgaaagttTTCATTCAGACTGGCTGCTGATCCATCTGAGCCACATTTATGTTTCCTCCAAAGAAAAGTGAAGACATGATATTCtacattaaaactgaaaagcagattatttttttatcctttctgtttttaaaggttGTGAATTTGTTCTTTCGACATGAATAATCTCTGTTTTCCAGCTCGGCTCGCTACTCTGCTGATTATGACACCAGAGTTTTGCTGAGGTTCACTCAGCGGGTGAAGAATCAGGGGACGGCCGACTTCCTGCCCAGCAGACCCCGATACGCCTGGGAGTGGCACAGCTGTCACAAGTACGCAGATCATTACAGATTTCCACTTTAGGTCGGATTTTATGGAGGATGAAGGTGAAAACAAACCCAACAAACTGCAAACTGAGTTATTGTTCTGAAATTCTTCTATTAATGTGAACATATTGTTATATTCCACCATATAACTGAGGAAAATCTGAGTacattaatgcaaaaatataaaagaaggATGTTTAGCCTCATTGCTAACATCACCTTCCTTTAAAACTTTGCTTTGATCACcaggtaataaaataaatattctgaaatTACTCAGTTTAATCACATTTAGAGCACAACTAAAACCAAGAGCTGAACATattcctaaatatttaaataaaacaacaaggaacagaaaataatcaaatttgattaatttattaatcataAAACTAGAAACATTTTATCATTGTTAGATGAATTAGAATATGTCTAACATTGAATTAGCTTTTCTTCTATAGCTCAGATTCATGTGAGGgattttaaataatctgaaatataaaacatgatcctaaaaaggaaaatctgaaCTCTGCCCCCTGAGGAACTCCACAAGTGATTGCAGCAGATAAAAATGATATTAATCTACAGGATCTATTTTACTCACATGTTTGTCGGTAAGGTTTAGCATCtttctggaatattttaatgatttttagtttttagattGACCTCCGTCGTGTTTGTTCAGCCACTTTCACAGCATGGATGAGTTCAGCCTGTACGAGCTGCTGGACGCCCGGAGCCACAGCCACGTCGCCGAGGGCCACAAGGCCAGCTTCTGCTTGGAGGACACGTCCTGCGACCCGGGATACTACCGCCGCTACGCCTGCACCTCACACACCCAGGTACACACACCTGCTGAACATATTTcattcttcatgtttttgttattttttcccactaacattatttcaaacaagaaaataaaacagacagtaGAGAACAAGGTACAGACATAAATACAATGACAATTATTgaacatgtaaattataaaCTTATTATAAAATGAAGTTGGTGCTCCGGggtttttgaattgaagttagcgctgtagcattagcttccactaaatactgCGTTGGTGTAGCTAGCTGTTTAGTTCTCAGTACCCAACAGTCTATAGAGGTGGAGGAATGAAGCATAGTTAAAGCAAGACAGTGTCATCACCAGACAGGTCAAAGTTCATGGATGTGATGGCTGGTGATGCACTGTGGCGCCCTCTAAAGGCAGCAAAATGGAAGTAGAAGATTCAGTTTCCTAAAATAAGATTCACCTGCTCCAACTGTAAATAAAGACACAatgtaaaaatagtttaaagtataaaaatctcaagaagttgtttttgctgctgttggtgTTCAGGGTTTGAGTCCCGGATGTTACGATACCTACAGCGCCGACATCGACTGCCAGTGGATCGACATCACCGACGTCTCGCCTGGAAAATACATCCTGAAGGTCCGGATGAAAATCCCTCCTCTCTTTATCTCCGTTCAGCTGTTACAGTGGAGATTAATGTCCAGCCTGTGAAATCTCATGTCCAGAAGACAAACCTGTTGGCGTTCCCTGTCCTCCTGCAGGTGACGGTGAATCCCAGGCAGCAGGTTCCAGAgtccaactacaacaacaacgTGGCTCGCTGTGACGTTCACTACACGGGCAACGCGGCTCACATCTCCGGATGCAGCCTGACGGGGTAAAACTCTCAGACTGAGGGAAACCTGCAGGTTCAGGGATTATCAAAAATACTGGAACCTCCAGAAACATCTGCTTCACTTCAGCTACATAACAAACGTCTATGGAATCCCTCCTTATATAGATTACTAATTAAAATACTTAGTTTGAGGCTAAACATTTGGTCTGGAGGtagatatttacatttattaattaattgttagctttctaattgaatatttagtttggagctaaatatttaccttgctGTTTAAATTTTTAGGTTAAACTGTGAAACTTATAAATGAAAGAATGACCCGGTAACTTggttgtgtttgtctttgtttgtttttgcaggtaTTGAAAAGAATCTTTAAAATGAGCCTGAAGACAAAGTCAAAGGTCGAAGTTCATGAAGTTAAAGTTACACTTTGTTTACATGAGACCCAAAATATTCACTTATAAGCAAACACCTGAAGCAGAGCGGTGACACGTTTCCACAGCAGAGACCCGGTTCTTACTGGACTCTGTTCTGGTTCCTTGTATGGGTTCTGTATTACCTCACAGCTGGACTTACTGGTttcctgcttcttcttcttcccttaCAGGTTTTTATATTCACGGCGTTTACTGATGGAGGCTGATTATTTAGTTAGACTGTATGGCAGAAATGAAGATTAATGCAAAGCttaaaaactattatttaaTCTAGTTTTATCTGTGTTAGAGTCCCAGGGAAATATGAGCGTTTTCTCacagttcagaaatattttcttcaaatctgtttatttctagagcaaaaaaacaaaaaaaaaactttcctttaTAACACCAAGACTTTTTtatctgcatgttttctcttgctttttatataaaacatgatatgtgatgtttaatttaatcatttaaaataatttctagatATTTTTACAGGAAACTGACTCAAACTTTAATATTTCCTTGATGGTGATAAAGAACAGA is a window of Xiphophorus hellerii strain 12219 chromosome 12, Xiphophorus_hellerii-4.1, whole genome shotgun sequence DNA encoding:
- the lox gene encoding protein-lysine 6-oxidase, with amino-acid sequence MKLRSFARLALSFAHVCFLCCFLEAVCAQEAAESDALRRGLTWQHNGQVFSILSRGAQYRPTGRRQSGSPRRSDPVLVLSSANDTAAGAASRGAPRVPAASSSAQLRAMARRQPQAAGEGGSAPANREDVMVGDDPYNPYKRHGYDPYYNYFDTYRRPRPEAQARPGYGTRYHQNGLPDLVPDPYYIQIASYVQRSPMYNLRCAAEENCLASSARYSADYDTRVLLRFTQRVKNQGTADFLPSRPRYAWEWHSCHNHFHSMDEFSLYELLDARSHSHVAEGHKASFCLEDTSCDPGYYRRYACTSHTQGLSPGCYDTYSADIDCQWIDITDVSPGKYILKVTVNPRQQVPESNYNNNVARCDVHYTGNAAHISGCSLTGY